One Rhizobiales bacterium GAS188 DNA window includes the following coding sequences:
- a CDS encoding Type I phosphodiesterase / nucleotide pyrophosphatase, with translation MKAAQLAVATALGMGALGLGMWLQGGAARADDQPHSVILFVSDGLRARIVNNQTAPVMASVRDNGVRFANSHSLFPTFTTANASAMATGHYLGDTGDFSNVIYSGFPVPGAGNSLTPFLESDPVLGDVDAHFAGNYLDQLTILQMAREAGFQTAAIGKLGPTLIFDHTERSGQKTVIIDDSTGSKNGIPLASWVSEGLIAANLATAAPTRGENGNPGSAKTAGTLEANTGQQNWMVDATTKVVLPEFKKQGKPFLLVFWSRDPDGTQHNQGDSLNSITPGINGPTTMASIKNSDDDLGRLRQALADLGLDKTTDVIVTADHGFSTISKQSATSLAAKASYSDVPAGFVPPGFVAIDIATMAGLPLWDPDNGLARVAEGAYSKRANGLIGNDPNRPSIVVAANGGSDLVYFPKPVDRELVRKVVEGLMKQDYVSGLFVDDALGSYPGTMTTKDINLKGSAVTPPPAIAINFASKWSGCDEPTNCTVELADTGLQQGQGMHGSFSRADTFNFMAAIGPDFKTGYVDEAPASNVDLGKTILAILKLKPGSHGKLVGRVLGEAFPGGMTPDFTSHTRASKPDANGLRTILRYQIVGDTKYFDAAGFLGRTVGLE, from the coding sequence ATGAAAGCTGCGCAGCTTGCGGTGGCGACCGCGCTCGGCATGGGCGCGCTCGGTTTGGGGATGTGGCTTCAGGGCGGCGCGGCGCGCGCGGACGACCAGCCGCATAGCGTGATCTTGTTCGTGTCCGACGGCTTGCGGGCGCGCATCGTCAACAACCAGACGGCGCCGGTGATGGCCTCGGTTCGCGATAATGGGGTGCGCTTCGCCAACAGCCATTCGCTGTTCCCGACCTTCACGACGGCCAATGCCTCGGCCATGGCGACCGGGCATTATCTTGGCGATACCGGCGATTTCTCGAACGTCATTTATTCGGGCTTCCCGGTTCCGGGCGCCGGCAATTCGCTCACCCCCTTCCTCGAGAGCGATCCGGTGCTCGGCGACGTGGACGCGCATTTCGCCGGCAATTATCTGGATCAATTGACGATCCTGCAGATGGCGCGCGAGGCCGGCTTCCAGACGGCGGCGATCGGCAAGCTCGGCCCCACCCTGATCTTCGATCACACCGAGCGCAGCGGCCAGAAGACGGTGATCATCGATGATTCGACCGGCTCGAAGAACGGCATCCCCCTCGCGTCCTGGGTGAGCGAGGGCCTCATCGCGGCCAATCTCGCCACCGCGGCGCCGACGCGCGGCGAGAACGGCAACCCCGGCTCGGCCAAGACCGCCGGCACACTCGAGGCCAATACCGGGCAGCAAAACTGGATGGTCGACGCGACGACCAAGGTCGTGCTTCCCGAATTCAAGAAGCAGGGCAAGCCCTTCCTGCTGGTCTTCTGGTCGCGCGACCCGGACGGGACGCAGCACAATCAGGGCGACAGCCTGAATTCCATTACCCCCGGCATCAACGGGCCGACCACGATGGCCTCGATCAAGAACTCCGACGATGATCTCGGCCGGCTGCGCCAGGCGCTCGCCGATCTCGGGCTCGACAAGACCACCGATGTGATCGTGACGGCCGATCATGGCTTCTCCACCATCTCGAAGCAGAGCGCCACGAGCCTAGCCGCCAAGGCCAGCTATTCCGACGTGCCGGCGGGCTTCGTGCCGCCGGGCTTCGTTGCCATCGACATCGCCACCATGGCCGGGTTGCCGCTCTGGGATCCCGATAACGGCCTCGCCCGTGTCGCCGAAGGCGCGTATAGCAAGCGCGCCAACGGCCTGATCGGCAATGATCCGAACCGGCCATCTATCGTGGTCGCGGCCAATGGCGGCTCGGATCTCGTCTACTTCCCCAAGCCCGTCGATCGCGAGCTGGTGCGCAAGGTGGTCGAGGGGCTGATGAAGCAGGACTATGTCAGCGGCCTGTTCGTCGACGACGCGCTCGGTAGCTATCCCGGCACCATGACCACCAAGGACATCAACCTCAAGGGCTCGGCTGTGACGCCGCCGCCGGCGATCGCCATCAATTTCGCCTCGAAATGGTCGGGCTGCGACGAGCCGACGAATTGCACGGTCGAGCTCGCCGATACCGGGCTGCAGCAGGGCCAGGGCATGCACGGTTCCTTCAGCCGCGCCGATACCTTCAACTTCATGGCGGCGATCGGGCCTGATTTCAAAACCGGCTATGTCGATGAAGCACCGGCCAGCAATGTCGATCTCGGCAAGACCATCCTGGCGATCTTGAAGTTGAAGCCGGGCTCCCACGGCAAGCTCGTCGGGCGCGTGCTCGGCGAGGCCTTTCCGG
- a CDS encoding carbohydrate ABC transporter substrate-binding protein, CUT1 family — protein MSFMTRALRTGALLAASLAVAGLAEAATLRVTIAEYSAKTGPFFNEVARAFEKDNPDTKVQIEVVPWDVLRQKLDTDIAANANADLAIIGTRWLIDFVKAGIVEPLDGTVPAEVTGRFIEPFLKPSNMDGKLYGLPVAASARALYYNTELLSKAGVDGPPKSWDELVADAKKVKAAGGDAIGFGLQGKEIETDVYFYYAMWSFGGEIVQNGKSGLASDAALKAANLYKSLIDQGLTEQGVTAYNREDVQNLFKKGRVAMMISAPFLASQIKTEAPNLKYGIAPVPAGSVSASYGVTDSIILFKNAKAKTEAAKFLEFSFRPEWRKKFNINEGFLPVLKSVAEMPEFKDNADLKAFTQVLPNARFAPVIPGWEEIAEKTGSALQSIYLGKGEPKTVLVDTAKSIDTILGAK, from the coding sequence ATGTCGTTCATGACCCGCGCGCTCAGGACGGGTGCGCTTTTGGCCGCCTCGCTCGCCGTTGCAGGTTTGGCCGAGGCCGCGACCCTGCGCGTCACCATTGCCGAATACAGCGCCAAGACCGGGCCTTTTTTCAACGAGGTGGCGCGGGCTTTCGAGAAGGACAACCCCGACACCAAGGTGCAGATCGAGGTCGTGCCCTGGGACGTGCTGCGCCAGAAGCTCGACACCGATATCGCGGCCAACGCCAATGCCGATCTCGCCATCATCGGCACGCGCTGGCTGATCGACTTCGTCAAGGCCGGCATCGTCGAGCCACTCGACGGCACCGTCCCGGCCGAGGTGACGGGCCGTTTCATCGAGCCCTTCCTCAAGCCCTCCAACATGGACGGCAAGCTCTACGGATTGCCGGTCGCGGCTTCGGCGCGCGCCCTCTATTACAATACGGAGCTGCTCTCGAAAGCCGGCGTCGACGGTCCGCCCAAGAGCTGGGACGAGCTCGTGGCGGACGCCAAGAAGGTCAAGGCGGCAGGCGGCGACGCCATCGGTTTCGGCCTGCAAGGCAAGGAGATCGAGACCGACGTCTATTTCTATTACGCCATGTGGAGTTTCGGCGGAGAGATCGTGCAGAACGGCAAGAGCGGCCTTGCCTCGGACGCGGCGCTCAAGGCGGCGAACCTCTATAAGAGCCTCATCGACCAGGGCCTCACCGAGCAGGGCGTCACCGCCTATAACCGCGAGGACGTGCAGAACCTGTTCAAGAAGGGCCGCGTCGCCATGATGATCTCGGCGCCCTTCCTCGCCTCGCAGATCAAGACCGAGGCGCCGAACCTCAAATACGGCATCGCGCCGGTGCCCGCCGGCAGCGTCTCTGCCTCCTATGGCGTGACGGATTCGATCATCCTGTTCAAGAACGCCAAGGCCAAGACCGAGGCGGCGAAGTTCCTTGAATTCTCCTTCCGTCCGGAATGGCGCAAGAAGTTCAACATCAATGAAGGCTTCCTGCCGGTGCTGAAGAGCGTGGCCGAGATGCCCGAGTTCAAGGACAATGCGGATCTGAAGGCCTTCACTCAAGTTCTGCCGAATGCGCGCTTTGCACCGGTCATCCCGGGTTGGGAAGAGATTGCCGAGAAGACCGGCTCCGCCTTGCAGTCGATCTATCTCGGGAAGGGCGAGCCCAAGACGGTGCTGGTCGATACCGCGAAGTCCATCGATACCATCCTCGGCGCCAAATGA
- a CDS encoding carbohydrate ABC transporter membrane protein 1, CUT1 family, which produces MGPSSERVTDRRARIALPAAMARGGGVRASASVAWRAAQAGPLTFLAPSFLIAALVILYPLWNIGVLATHEVNRFGQLGGFTGLANLLRVLEDPLFWPTLTRTLVWTLCVVAGAVLVSLPVALILDQDFAGRGLARMIIMLPWAVSLTMTAVVWRWALNGESGYVNAVLQGLGVVDGPVVWLAEAGTAFPVQILIGILVSVPFTVTLFLGGLASLPRDIYEATEVDGATRFQAFYLLTLPLMRPFVTMAVVLNVIYVFNSFPIIWVLTQGGPANSTDILVTYLYKLAFRFGRLGDAAALSLVMFAMLFAFTLVYVRLASRTRAV; this is translated from the coding sequence GTGGGCCCATCGAGTGAGAGAGTGACGGACAGGCGCGCCCGTATCGCGCTCCCCGCGGCCATGGCTCGCGGGGGCGGCGTGAGGGCATCGGCAAGCGTCGCCTGGCGGGCGGCGCAGGCCGGCCCGCTCACTTTCCTGGCGCCGAGCTTCCTGATCGCCGCGCTGGTGATCCTCTACCCCTTGTGGAATATCGGCGTCCTCGCCACCCATGAGGTCAATCGTTTCGGGCAGCTCGGCGGCTTCACCGGGCTCGCCAATCTCCTGCGCGTGCTCGAAGATCCACTGTTCTGGCCGACCTTGACGCGTACCCTGGTCTGGACGCTCTGCGTCGTCGCAGGCGCCGTGCTGGTTTCCTTGCCGGTAGCGCTCATCCTCGACCAGGATTTCGCCGGGCGCGGGCTCGCGCGCATGATCATCATGCTGCCCTGGGCGGTGTCGCTCACCATGACGGCTGTGGTCTGGCGCTGGGCCCTCAACGGGGAATCCGGCTATGTCAACGCCGTGCTGCAGGGGCTCGGCGTCGTCGACGGGCCGGTCGTCTGGCTTGCCGAGGCGGGCACCGCTTTCCCGGTGCAGATCCTGATCGGCATCCTGGTCTCGGTGCCCTTCACGGTCACGCTCTTCCTCGGCGGCCTCGCCTCGCTGCCGCGCGACATCTACGAGGCGACGGAGGTCGACGGCGCCACGCGCTTTCAGGCTTTCTATCTGCTGACCTTGCCGCTGATGCGCCCCTTCGTCACCATGGCGGTGGTGCTCAACGTCATCTATGTCTTCAATTCTTTCCCGATCATCTGGGTCCTGACCCAGGGCGGGCCGGCGAATTCGACCGATATCCTCGTCACGTATCTCTACAAGCTGGCGTTCCGCTTCGGCCGCCTCGGCGATGCGGCGGCGCTGTCGCTCGTCATGTTCGCCATGCTGTTCGCCTTTACGCTCGTCTATGTGCGCCTGGCGAGCCGGACGAGGGCCGTATGA
- a CDS encoding carbohydrate ABC transporter membrane protein 2, CUT1 family, translated as MSAASRSDNRRRAFRRRSFLCWLALSPLLAITLFPFAVMLATALKPAAEILTPRAEWFGSRLAFENFATMWAATNFGSALVNSLIVSIGATLFALILAVPAAYALSRHEFRGSSLYRQFLLITQMLSPIVLVVGLFRLLVNIGVVDSLSAVTLVYAAFNIAFSVWMLQSYFATIPRELEEAAWLDGASRFTTVKSIFLPLAAPALTVTAIFTFIQAWNEFVLALTLLRREENYTLTIQVFSLVAGRYTIEWQHVMAATFAATVPVAILFAWLQRYFVQGLALGAVK; from the coding sequence ATGAGCGCCGCCTCTCGGAGCGATAATCGGCGACGCGCCTTTCGGCGGCGCAGCTTCTTGTGCTGGCTGGCCTTGAGCCCGCTCCTCGCCATCACGCTGTTTCCCTTCGCGGTGATGCTGGCGACGGCGCTGAAGCCGGCCGCCGAGATCCTGACGCCGCGGGCCGAATGGTTCGGCAGCCGTCTCGCCTTCGAGAATTTCGCGACCATGTGGGCGGCGACGAATTTCGGGTCGGCGCTGGTGAACAGTCTGATCGTCTCCATCGGCGCCACGCTCTTCGCCCTGATCCTCGCCGTGCCGGCCGCTTATGCGCTGTCGCGCCATGAATTCCGCGGCAGCTCGCTCTATCGCCAGTTCCTGCTGATCACCCAGATGCTGTCGCCGATCGTCCTCGTGGTCGGCCTGTTCCGCCTGCTGGTGAACATCGGCGTCGTCGACAGCCTCAGCGCCGTGACCCTCGTCTATGCGGCTTTCAACATCGCCTTCTCGGTATGGATGCTGCAGAGCTATTTCGCGACCATCCCGCGCGAGCTCGAGGAAGCGGCCTGGCTCGACGGGGCGAGCCGCTTCACCACAGTCAAGAGCATCTTCCTGCCGCTCGCCGCGCCGGCGCTCACGGTCACGGCGATCTTCACCTTCATCCAGGCCTGGAACGAGTTCGTGCTGGCGCTCACCCTGCTGCGCCGGGAGGAGAACTACACCTTGACCATCCAGGTCTTCTCGCTGGTTGCCGGACGCTACACCATCGAATGGCAGCATGTGATGGCGGCGACTTTCGCTGCGACCGTGCCGGTCGCCATCCTGTTCGCCTGGCTGCAGCGCTATTTCGTGCAAGGGCTGGCGCTCGGCGCCGTCAAGTAG